A portion of the Gloeomargarita sp. SKYB120 genome contains these proteins:
- a CDS encoding photosystem I reaction center subunit II, with translation MVEVPMTLDLNTPAPIFGGSTGGLLRKAEVEEKYAITWSSPKEQVFEMPTGGAAIMREGPNLLYLARKEQCLALGAQLRSKFKIDYKIYRIYPNGEIQYLHPADGVYPEKVNPGRPYVGKLDRRIGQNPEPARLKFTGQNPYDVQ, from the coding sequence ATGGTGGAAGTGCCTATGACCCTGGATTTGAATACGCCGGCCCCGATTTTTGGCGGCAGTACGGGCGGGTTGCTCCGCAAAGCCGAAGTGGAGGAAAAGTACGCCATCACCTGGAGCAGCCCCAAAGAGCAAGTGTTTGAAATGCCCACTGGCGGCGCCGCCATCATGCGCGAAGGGCCGAACCTGCTGTATCTGGCCCGCAAGGAACAATGCCTGGCCCTGGGCGCCCAACTGCGCAGCAAATTCAAAATTGACTACAAAATCTACCGGATTTACCCCAACGGGGAAATTCAATATCTCCATCCCGCCGACGGGGTCTATCCCGAAAAGGTCAATCCGGGCCGTCCCTATGTGGGCAAACTCGACCGGCGCATCGGCCAAAACCCCGAACCGGCCCGACTCAAGTTCACTGGGCAAAACCCCTACGACGTGCAATAG